The following proteins are encoded in a genomic region of Palaemon carinicauda isolate YSFRI2023 chromosome 19, ASM3689809v2, whole genome shotgun sequence:
- the LOC137658381 gene encoding uncharacterized protein — MRQLSLAFIPPVLLILLCPSADLQGLQIPKQNGQSYSSFSTTSSPTHPLKSGHDIVNGGTSKRAEVTPVYALLENKNDIGKQNTEVTTISKLLLGEEDTSEDGNSAEDSGKRAASELSRKELSPNLKREPTVLDIGEKIVHSDLRKKQPSSILSKKQVSTKVNESIGSPVLSEKQEPSNLDGKRALSGYVGFPYRYEHVPKLYKRVGERKTHRTHIPLSVQDIMDRNDNDDAIMTFGVQQPIRDIIPGLAQQGQDHPQHQLLHHPQHQLHHHPHHHQQENRHPTGRPATQMSQTEIDFIGILVAIALKLVISTALASWFLIAGQSLYSIASVTGTTAVFGQDSTLGYIYKTLPLVEAILRGEQNFYRRTSHGRI; from the exons ATGAGACAGTTATCCCTCGCTTTTATCCCTCCTGTCCTATTGATATTACTTTGTCCATCGGCTGATCTCCAAGGTCTTCAGATACCCAAACAAAATGGCCAATCTTATTCCTCTTTCTCAACAACCTCTTCGCCTACTCATCCGTTGAAGTCGGGACATGACATTGTAAACGGAGGAACGAGTAAACGAGCAGAAGTGACGCCAGTGTACGCCTTATTGGAAAATAAAAACGATATTGGAAAACAAAACACAGAAGTGACAACAATAAGCAAATTGTTACTCGGAGAAGAAGACACTAGTGAAGATGGAAACTCAGCTGAAGACAGTGGAAAGCGAGCTGCATCCGAGTTGAGCAGAAAGGAACTTTCACCCAACTTAAAAAGAGAACCGACTGTTTTAGACATTGGTGAAAAGATTGTACATTCTGACTTAAGAAAAAAGCAGCCATCTTCCATCTTAAGTAAAAAACAAGTATCTACAAAGGTAAACGAAAGTATAGGATCTCCCGTCTTAAGTGAGAAGCAAGAACCTTCAAATTTAGATGGAAAGAGGGCTTTGTCTGGTTATGTAGGGTTTCCATACAGGTATGAACATGTCCCAAAGCTCTACAAGAGAGTCGGGGAAAGAAAAACGCATCGAACGCACATTCCGTTGTCTGTTCAGGACATCATGGACAGAAACGACAACGATGACGCCATTATGACCTTTGGCGTACAACAGCCCATTCGGGACATCATTCCCGGACTGGCACAACAGGG ACAAGATCACCCCCAGCATCAGCTTCTCCATCACCCCCAGCATCAGCTTCACCATCacccccaccatcaccaacaagAGAACCGACACCCAACAGGGCGGCCTGCGACGCAAATGTCCCAGACCGAGATAGACTTCATTGGCATCCTGGTCGCCATAGCCCTGAAGCTTGTGATCTCGACTGCTCTGGCCTCCTGGTTCCTCATCGCTGGGCAGTCCCTGTACAGCATAGCATCTGTCACCGGGACGACGGCGGTGTTCGGGCAGGATTCGACCCTAGGCTACATATACAAGACCCTGCCACTTGTCGAAGCCATTCTTAGAGGCGAACAAAATTTCTATCGGCGCACAAGTCACGGCAGAATTTAG